A single genomic interval of Asterias amurensis chromosome 1, ASM3211899v1 harbors:
- the LOC139940145 gene encoding uncharacterized protein yields MWFLFIALQCEAKDHLTPTPTEKESNPKEEASASAEKTSSSDDQSSSSAEQISSAEQTSTTSSAKQITESDSHISKNEASDQKEEQKKVNTAVHDVDKFCGFKMEKPKMPKYTGDVREYAIFKDDFKHMVDKRYGKRDAITLLRTCLQGKPLELIKGMGSDYDAAWEYLDTIYGDPRFITDTVTQDIMKFKPLRDGEDARFCELVHLVRRSYNTLKEVGRRNDMDNNHMLAVIEQKMNADDRKVWSRHLERDKEIATLQGLLDWMSSEMKSRMRATAPVRCVSQSPRSSINHIQIQQKDPTSMPFRDKCWVCHTSSHWTDQCDKFKGMSPANRFKMVKENHVCFSCLKKAGKGHNVSTCSRRRQCTEMMNGLQCKHYHHQLLHFTPQQATGSVSVAVSTTRAEVLLPVLQVQIMGTQITQPANILLDSGAQITLIRKSLAENLKLKGKDVITTITKVGGEEEELQTKVYEVRLRPKYKGPTYTVTAIGIPCISDDVAEVDLSEMAKLFKLHPSSLHRGSGPVDLLIGIDHASIHAGETHEAQNLIARQSPLGWVIFGTGPGNKTKTSRVLHVKFSTPVDMTDFWKTEAMGVAVKSCTCEPEKLSPAELKEAKIIEESCTRNGNRWTVPYPWKRDPNQLPDNKIQIEKRLYSTERRLAKNTSHAEAYDAQMKEMVEKKFARKLSEAELKSYKGPVHYISHHGVLRPESKSTPLRIVFNSSATYHGRCLNDYWYKGPDLLNNLFGVIMKFRENKVAVIADISKMYHQILIPKRDQHVHRFLWRDLNTDRTPDTYVKTVLTFGDKPAPAMAQIALKKTAEAAEKQFPNAAQVLKENTYMDDICDSVHTVNEAKKLTSEIDEVLAEGGFRVKGWLSNEALEENNTTDKEEERMKFLDTTTDEKVLGTVWNRKTDEFHYKVNLDLDKNLSTDDRELMQRKLTKRQILSQIAQIFDPIGFAAAFLIRTKIGMQHLWQQGLDWDQEIPKADHDSWIQLFEEMKELNEISFERCLTPSNAVGVPLLCIFCDASEEAFGACAYIRWQINDGTYDVRFIAAKSRVAPLKRLTIPRLELQAAVMGTRLYQAIMEEMRLPVEEAVFMTDSMITLSWIRSQARGFKTFVSNRVSEIQSQTDPSQWRHVPGELNVADDVSRGIPVKQLTQRWKNGPEFLRFPEERWPKDAERVNQMEVDKERHKTQAVFITTETQEAIDCKKYSSWRKLIRVTSYVRRFVQNIRAKMQSCVNKESKQGPLSPQELTDAANYWITKAQKNLHKRRANGEFKSLSPFTDDAEILRVGGRLQESTMSYTSKHPALLPNDHHISILIVRSIHQQGHTGVATTVAKTRQRYWILKAHNLAKTIKYRCVVCREAEHKLETQIMADLPKQRLAPYTPPFYFTSCDYFGPYQVKIGRNKTAKHYGVIFTCLNTRAVHLELAVDCSTMEYIQVLRRFFSIRGYPAQMISDNGTQLVGAQRELQKMIQGWNIEELKQFGAEKGMEWKFITPRAPHQNGCAEALVKSCKTALKRAVGAQVLTPFELYTVLLEVANLVNQRPIGRIPNDPDDGSYLSPNDILLGRASTDVPQGPFQETKNPRHRVEFVQRIIDSFWKRWSRDVLPCLVPRKKWRAERRNVRVGDVVTVSDTNPVRGKWCVGRVLEVFPGLDGKVRNVKVKTESGEYQRPITKIAVIYPAEGYDDED; encoded by the coding sequence atgtGGTTTTTGTTCATAGCTTTACAGTGTGAGGCAAAAGATCATCTAACTCCAACACCTACAGAGAAAGAGTCAAACCCGAAGGAAGAAGCCAGTGCCAGTGCAGAGAAAACGAGTTCCAGTGATGACCAGTCCAGTTCAAGTGCCGAGCAAATATCCAGTGCAGAGCAAACCAGTACAACTTCCAGTGCCAAGCAGATAACAGAATCCGATAGCCATATCAGCAAAAATGAAGCAAGTGATCAGAAAGAagagcagaagaaagtgaatacaGCAGTCCATGATGTCGACAAATTCTGTGGGTTTAAAATGGAAAAGCCAAAGATGCCCAAGTACACAGGGGATGTCAGAGAATACGCCATCTTTAAAGATGACTTCAAACATATGGTTGATAAGAGGTATGGTAAGAGGGATGCCATCACTCTGTTGCGTACATGCCTACAAGGAAAGCCGTTGGAGCTGATTAAGGGAATGGGGTCCGATTACGATGCAGCCTGGGAGTATCTCGATACAATATATGGTGATCCACGATTCATTACTGACACCGTCACCCAAGATATCATGAAGTTCAAGCCACTCCGAGACGGGGAAGATGCCAGATTCTGTGAGTTAGTTCATCTTGTGAGAAGGAGCTATAACACATTAAAGGAGGTGGGGCGCCGAAACGACATGGATAACAATCATATGCTAGCAGTCATTGAGCAGAAAATGAACGCTGACGACCGTAAGGTGTGGTCCAGACACTTGGAAAGGGATAAAGAAATAGCGACGCTACAAGGACTGCTAGACTGGATGTCATCGGAAATGAAATCGAGGATGAGAGCAACGGCACCAGTACGATGTGTGAGTCAAAGTCCCCGATCAAGCATCAATCACATTCAGATTCAGCAGAAAGACCCGACATCAATGCCTTTCCGTGACAAGTGCTGGGTTTGTCACACTTCCAGCCACTGGACAGACCAGTGTGACAAGTTCAAGGGAATGAGTCCAGCCAACCGATTTAAGATGGTCAAAGAGAACCATGTCTGCTTCAGCTGCCTCAAAAAGGCAGGAAAAGGCCACAACGTGTCTACCTGTTCGAGAAGACGACAATGCACAGAGATGATGAACGGACTCCAATGTAAACACTATCACCATCAATTACTGCATTTTACTCCCCAGCAAGCCACCGGTTCAGTCAGTGTTGCAGTAAGTACAACCCGAGCAGAGGTATTGCTACCAGTCCTACAAGTGCAGATCATGGGAACCCAGATTACTCAACCAGCAAATATCCTTCTTGACTCCGGGGCACAGATTACATTGATCAGAAAGTCCCTTGCCGAAAACTTGAAGCTCAAAGGAAAGGATGTAATTACTACCATCACCAAAGTGggaggagaagaagaagagcTTCAAACAAAAGTCTATGAGGTCCGTCTTCGTCCGAAGTACAAAGGTCCAACTTACACTGTTACTGCCATTGGTATCCCCTGCATAAGCGACGATGTTGCTGAAGTTGACCTATCAGAAATGGCCAAACTGTTCAAACTACATCCAAGCAGTCTCCATCGAGGTAGCGGCCCAGTAGACCTACTCATTGGCATTGATCATGCAAGCATACATGCTGGTGAAACCCATGAAGCCCAGAATCTGATTGCCCGCCAATCACCACTTGGTTGGGTGATTTTTGGAACCGGCCCTGGGAACAAGACCAAGACAAGCCGAGTTCTCCATGTAAAGTTCTCAACACCAGTAGATATGACAGATTTCTGGAAAACTGAAGCTATGGGAGTAGCCGTGAAGTCCTGCACATGTGAACCAGAAAAGCTCAGCCCAGCAGAACTAAAGGAAGCCAAAATAATAGAAGAATCCTGTACCCGAAATGGAAACCGATGGACCGTCCCTTATCCTTGGAAAAGGGATCCAAACCAGTTACCAGATAACAAGATCCAGATAGAGAAGAGGCTCTATTCAACAGAACGCCGACTTGCAAAAAACACAAGTCATGCAGAAGCCTATGATGCCCAGATGAAGGAAATGGTGGAAAAGAAGTTTGCCCGGAAGCTGTCTGAAGCTGAACTGAAGTCATACAAAGGTCCCGTACACTACATCTCTCATCATGGAGTTTTGAGGCCAGAAAGTAAAAGCACACCTCTCCGAATTGTCTTCAATTCTTCAGCAACCTACCACGGGCGATGTCTGAACGACTACTGGTACAAGGGGCCTGACCTTCTTAACAATTTATTTGGAGTCATCATGAAGTTCCGTGAAAATAAAGTGGCAGTCATTGCAGACATCTCAAAGATGTACCACCAAATTCTGATTCCAAAACGTGATCAGCATGTTCATCGCTTCTTGTGGAGAGACCTGAATACTGACCGTACACCTGATACTTACGTCAAGACAGTTCTGACGTTCGGGGATAAGCCCGCTCCAGCCATGGCTCAGATCGCCCTGAAGAAAACAGCTGAGGCTGCCGAGAAACAATTTCCAAATGCAGCACAAGTCTTAAAGGAGAACACCTACATGGACGACATATGCGATTCCGTCCACACTGTGAATGAGGCCAAGAAGCTGACAAGTGAGATAGATGAGGTGTTAGCTGAAGGGGGATTCCGAGTAAAGGGCTGGCTATCTAATGAAGCTCTGGAAGAAAACAATACCACTGACAAGGAAGAGGAGAGAATGAAGTTCCTGGACACCACAACTGATGAGAAAGTACTGGGGACAGTATGGAACCGCAAAACTGACGAATTCCACTACAAGGTCAACTTGGACTTGGACAAGAATTTGTCCACCGATGATCGAGAACTGATGCAGAGAAAGTTAACAAAGCGTCAAATTCTGAGCCAGATTGCACAAATCTTTGACCCGATTGGATTCGCTGCAGCCTTTCTCATCCGTACCAAGATTGGAATGCAACATCTATGGCAACAGGGTCTGGACTGGGACCAAGAAATACCCAAGGCAGATCATGACAGTTGGATTCAACTATTCGAAGAGATGAAAGAGTTGAATGAGATCAGTTTTGAAAGATGTCTTACTCCGTCGAATGCTGTTGGCGTGCCCTTGCTGTGTATCTTCTGCGATGCTTCAGAGGAAGCTTTCGGAGCCTGTGCCTACATCCGATGGCAGATAAATGATGGCACCTATGATGTCAGATTCATTGCAGCAAAGTCTAGAGTAGCACCCCTGAAGAGGCTCACCATCCCACGATTGGAGTTGCAAGCAGCAGTTATGGGTACAAGGCTGTACCAGGCCATCATGGAAGAAATGCGCCTACCAGTAGAGGAAGCAGTGTTTATGACTGACAGTATGATTACCCTATCTTGGATTCGAAGCCAAGCCAGAggattcaaaacatttgtatcCAACCGAGTAAGCGAGATTCAGAGCCAAACAGATCCCTCACAGTGGAGACATGTTCCAGGAGAGCTGAATGTAGCAGATGACGTCTCTCGTGGAATACCTGTGAAACAATTGACCCAGCGTTGGAAAAATGGTCCAGAATTCCTGCGCTTCCCAGAAGAAAGGTGGCCAAAAGATGCAGAGAGGGTAAACCAGATGGAGGTAGATAAGGAACGACACAAGACCCAAGCTGTATTCATCACCACCGAAACTCAGGAAGCCATTGATTGCAAGAAGTATTCTAGCTGGAGAAAGCTAATCAGGGTCACATCCTACGTTCGTCGATTTGTCCAGAACATACGAGCCAAGATGCAGTCTTGTGTAAACAAGGAGTCTAAACAGGGTCCGCTCTCACCCCAAGAGCTGACAGATGCTGCCAACTACTGGATTACCAAGGCACAGAAAAATCTACACAAGCGCAGGGCCAACGGAGAGTTCAAGTCATTGAGTCCATTCACAGATGATGCAGAAATCTTAAGGGTTGGAGGCCGACTGCAGGAGTCTACGATGTCTTACACTTCAAAGCACCCAGCACTGCTTCCCAATGATCATCACATTTCAATTCTGATTGTGCGTAGTATTCACCAACAGGGCCACACTGGTGTTGCTACCACTGTTGCAAAAACAAGGCAAAGATACTGGATCCTGAAGGCACACAACCTAGCCAAGACGATTAAATACCGCTGTGTGGTTTGCAGAGAGGCAGAGCATAAACTTGAGACACAGATCATGGCTGATTTACCGAAGCAACGCCTAGCACCATACACACCACCATTCTACTTCACGTCATGCGATTACTTTGGACCCTACCAAGTGAAGATTGGACGTAACAAAACAGCCAAACACTATGGAGTGATCTTCACTTGCCTGAACACCAGAGCAGTGCACCTAGAGCTAGCGGTGGACTGTTCCACTATGGAATACATTCAAGTGCTCCGCAGATTCTTTTCTATTCGAGGCTATCCAGCTCAGATGATTAGTGATAACGGAACCCAACTGGTCGGAGCACAACGGGAACTCCAAAAGATGATTCAAGGTTGGAACATCGAAGAGCTGAAACAGTTCGGTGCAGAGAAAGGCATGGAATGGAAGTTCATCACACCAAGAGCACCACATCAAAATGGGTGTGCAGAGGCATTAGTCAAGAGCTGCAAGACTGCGCTGAAAAGGGCTGTTGGGGCTCAGGTGCTGACTCCGTTTGAGCTTTACACAGTTTTATTAGAAGTTGCGAACCTCGTAAACCAACGCCCGATTGGAAGGATCCCAAATGACCCAGATGATGGCTCCTACCTGAGTCCGAATGATATACTACTTGGAAGAGCTTCGACTGATGTTCCTCAGGGGCCATTCCAGGAGACCAAAAATCCTAGACACCGTGTGGAGTTTGTTCAGAGGATTATCGACTCTTTCTGGAAGCGCTGGAGCCGAGATGTTCTACCCTGCCTGGTACCACgcaagaaatggagagctgaaaGGCGTAACGTACGAGTTGGTGATGTGGTAACTGTGTCAGATACCAATCCTGTCCGGGGCAAGTGGTGTGTCGGCAGGGTTCTTGAGGTCTTCCCTGGATTGGATGGCAAGGTGAGGAACGTGAAGGTGAAGACTGAGAGCGGAGAATACCAGAGGCCTATCACAAAGATAGCAGTGATCTACCCGGCAGAAGGTTATGATGATGAGGACTAG